DNA from Petropleomorpha daqingensis:
GAGTCGTAGCCGGCCACGTGCCAGGTCAGGTCGAACTCGTAGAGCCAGGCGGCGTGCCCGTCGACAGTGCGCGCCTCGTCGCGGCGTACCTCGCGCTCGTTCGGCGCCGGGTAGTAGTTGCCGCGGACGCTGTCGCCCACCTGCTCCGTGGTGCTCTGCAGCGTCGACGGTCCGGCCCAGCCGAGTCCGTCGGCGAGCGGACCGGACGTCACCTGCGCGATGAAGACCTCGCCGGAGTCGGGCAGGTGGTCCTGGGTGACGAAGTACTGACCGGCGACGGCGGTCGTCTCGTACTCGCCCCAGAGATTCCACTCCAGCCAGTTCTCCCCCAGCCACGGGTAGGACAGCCCGGAGGTGTTGTCGAAGATCCGCGTCGTCCCCGGGGCGAAGGTCGGGCCGGGCGGCACCGCCGGCGAGGACACCGGCGGGTCGGCGATCCGGGTCGCGCCGTCGTTCGAGCCGTTGACCAGCGCGACCACGAGGACGACGACGAGCGCGACCAGCGACAGCCCGACGACCAGGCCCTTCGGGAACGGCCGCTGCGGCCGCTCCGGGGAGGCCAGCGTGCCCGAGGACGACGTCCCCGTCGACCTCGGC
Protein-coding regions in this window:
- a CDS encoding DUF2510 domain-containing protein, with product MSEPGTPAPGWYPDPDGAPGYVRWWNGVSWSDVTTPAGPGVTVQRSPVLAPPAPRSTGTSSSGTLASPERPQRPFPKGLVVGLSLVALVVVLVVALVNGSNDGATRIADPPVSSPAVPPGPTFAPGTTRIFDNTSGLSYPWLGENWLEWNLWGEYETTAVAGQYFVTQDHLPDSGEVFIAQVTSGPLADGLGWAGPSTLQSTTEQVGDSVRGNYYPAPNEREVRRDEARTVDGHAAWLYEFDLTWHVAGYDSTGERAALLLVDVGRHAPALLYISIPNTHAELYGVIDQVIENVQVL